A region from the Chthonomonadales bacterium genome encodes:
- a CDS encoding DUF2079 domain-containing protein: protein MTTRGLHAFGDHFSLILYLLAPLYWLWDSPKVLLLVQALGLAAGAAPVYGLARARLRSPGLALLFALGYLLYPALHWMSLYGFHPDTLVAPLLLMALWAVESRRQALFYVTIVLALLCRETTGLTVLALAVYAAFRMGWRAGAATAALAAAGLAMSCVVLRACSGGHPAAYVSLYDAYGDTPASIAAYLASHPGSVADAVRQPHILRYLEDLIVSGGVLGALAPEYLLMAVPIVLLHILASRPAVASIYAHHSAPAIPFVFLAGIEGFRQARRLLLSARFLQRRARWTDAALAGVVVWGTGVGVSRGPLLDTGAEPSFVGPSRQQVRAVRRALSLIPDGASVSTQTAFVPHLAHRRRVYLFPNPFQQACWGTSARALRQQDGKDLEPDAEPALRERIRRSDVAYVLLCTGVGGTDGGPATTLARMWPLDAETFGYLSGLLLRSPEYGVVWSGEGVVLLRRGARAGGRVCRPPAGRQSRGAAARRQNAASSPRSVAFVSCTRSGATTNPAAPAPSAAATRSSSGAASAASTGSSSGVAAATRSARRSAAPGSSASSSATTRDSAAAGSAASASPPGSSTAASSGSAQAASASRSRSRASARAPSTSLHGGPSTPRAGTASVSSASAAARRTDRSGSVRWSPATISGLPAAARAVSSHAASAAPAAATPPSGT, encoded by the coding sequence GTGACGACGCGCGGGCTCCACGCCTTCGGTGACCACTTCAGCCTCATCCTCTACCTCCTCGCCCCGCTCTACTGGCTCTGGGACAGCCCGAAGGTCCTCCTGCTCGTCCAGGCGCTGGGCCTGGCTGCCGGCGCCGCACCCGTCTACGGCCTCGCCCGGGCGCGCCTGCGCAGCCCCGGGCTCGCGCTGTTGTTCGCCCTGGGGTACCTCCTCTATCCCGCCCTGCACTGGATGAGCCTGTACGGCTTCCACCCGGACACTCTCGTTGCGCCGCTGCTGCTGATGGCGCTCTGGGCCGTAGAGAGCCGGCGCCAGGCGCTGTTCTACGTGACCATCGTGCTGGCGCTCCTCTGCCGTGAGACGACCGGCCTGACCGTTCTGGCGCTCGCCGTCTATGCCGCGTTCCGGATGGGCTGGCGGGCCGGCGCCGCGACCGCCGCCCTCGCCGCGGCGGGCCTCGCCATGAGCTGCGTGGTGTTGCGGGCGTGCAGCGGAGGCCATCCCGCGGCCTATGTGAGCCTCTACGACGCCTACGGCGACACGCCGGCGTCCATAGCCGCCTACCTGGCCAGCCATCCCGGGTCGGTCGCCGACGCCGTGCGCCAGCCGCACATCCTGCGGTACCTGGAGGACCTGATCGTCTCGGGCGGCGTGCTCGGCGCGCTTGCGCCGGAGTACCTGCTGATGGCGGTGCCGATCGTCCTGCTCCACATCCTCGCCAGCCGGCCCGCCGTGGCCAGCATCTACGCGCACCACAGCGCTCCCGCGATCCCGTTCGTGTTCCTGGCCGGCATCGAGGGGTTCCGCCAGGCCCGGCGGCTGCTCCTCTCCGCCCGGTTCCTGCAGCGACGCGCGCGATGGACGGATGCGGCGCTCGCCGGCGTCGTGGTGTGGGGAACGGGCGTCGGGGTGAGTCGTGGCCCCTTGCTGGACACCGGCGCGGAGCCGAGCTTCGTGGGGCCGTCCCGGCAGCAGGTACGCGCCGTGCGGCGCGCGCTGTCGCTCATCCCCGACGGAGCCTCCGTCAGCACGCAGACGGCGTTCGTGCCGCACCTGGCCCACCGGCGGCGCGTGTACCTGTTCCCGAACCCCTTCCAGCAGGCGTGCTGGGGCACCAGCGCGCGGGCGCTGCGCCAGCAGGATGGCAAGGACCTCGAGCCGGATGCGGAGCCGGCGCTGCGTGAGCGCATCCGCCGCTCAGACGTGGCCTACGTCCTGCTCTGCACCGGGGTCGGCGGCACGGACGGCGGACCGGCCACCACGCTGGCGCGGATGTGGCCGCTGGACGCTGAGACGTTCGGCTACCTGTCGGGCCTGCTGCTGCGCAGCCCGGAGTACGGCGTGGTGTGGAGCGGCGAGGGGGTCGTGCTGCTGCGCCGCGGGGCTCGCGCCGGCGGGCGCGTGTGCCGGCCTCCGGCCGGCCGTCAGAGCCGCGGCGCGGCGGCCAGGCGGCAGAACGCCGCGTCCAGTCCGCGCAGCGTCGCCTTCGTCTCTTGCACCCGGTCGGGCGCCACCACGAACCCGGCCGCCCCCGCGCCCAGCGCCGCGGCCACGCGCTCCTCGTCCGGCGCGGCGAGCGCGGCCAGCACGGGCAGCAGCAGCGGAGTCGCCGCCGCGACGAGATCCGCCAGGCGGTCGGCGGCGCCGGGGTCGTCGGCGTCGAGCTCCGCCACCACGCGCGACAGCGCCGCGGCCGGCAGCGCGGCCAGCGCGTCGCCGCCCGGCAGCTCCACCGCGGCGAGCAGCGGGTCGGCCCAGGCCGCGTCGGCATCCAGGAGCCGGTCGCGCGCGTCGGCCAGGGCCCCCTCGACGTCGCTCCACGGCGGCCCCTCCACGCCGCGCGCGGGCACGGCGAGCGTAAGCTCCGCGAGCGCGGCGGCCCGCAGGACGGACCGCAGCGGGAGCGTACGGTGGTCGCCCGCGACGATCAGCGGCTTGCCGGCGGCGGCGCGGGCGGTCTCCAGCCACGCCGCCTCCGCGGCGCCCGCCGCGGCCACGCCGCCCTCCGGCACGTAG
- a CDS encoding thioredoxin domain-containing protein — MLPFIACAGIAALMAGLMARDIWRERQAWGVAVHRMVLPVPAAALLAGRHGFRGRPSAPYTLVEFGDYECSPCRRSQEPLRALLANHQGRLRLDFRQNPLVAIHRHAREAALAAESARAAERFWPVHDAVFGTDLSRRGAVADVLRRAAVVPNTIKAQRQLRADGALARRLGVDGTPTFVLCRPDGRVLRLRDLEDVDRLVE; from the coding sequence ATGCTCCCCTTCATCGCGTGTGCTGGCATCGCCGCATTGATGGCGGGTCTGATGGCACGGGACATCTGGCGGGAGCGGCAAGCGTGGGGTGTCGCCGTACACCGGATGGTGCTACCGGTGCCGGCGGCGGCACTGCTCGCTGGTCGGCACGGCTTCCGAGGTCGCCCGAGTGCCCCTTACACGCTCGTGGAGTTCGGCGACTACGAGTGCTCACCGTGCCGCCGCTCGCAGGAACCGCTCCGCGCGCTGCTTGCCAACCACCAGGGCCGGCTGCGGCTGGATTTCCGCCAGAACCCGTTGGTGGCGATCCACCGCCATGCGCGGGAGGCCGCGCTCGCGGCCGAATCGGCGCGCGCGGCTGAGAGGTTCTGGCCCGTCCACGACGCCGTGTTCGGCACCGACCTGAGCCGCCGTGGCGCCGTGGCCGATGTCCTGAGGCGAGCCGCCGTTGTGCCGAACACCATCAAGGCCCAGCGGCAACTGAGGGCCGACGGCGCGCTCGCGCGACGACTCGGGGTAGACGGCACCCCGACGTTCGTGCTGTGTCGTCCCGATGGCCGCGTGCTTCGCCTGCGAGACCTTGAGGACGTCGACAGGCTAGTTGAGTAG
- a CDS encoding aspartate ammonia-lyase, giving the protein MATRVEKDSLGEMQVPADALYGAQTARAIANFPISGLRPHPTFVWATVEVKRAAAVVNRALGDLPPGTADAIVRACDEVLAGEHRDQFVVDVFQAGAGTSHNMNTNEVIANRAAELLGGRRGDKGLVHPNDHVNRGQSTNDVIPTAIRLCSLRQLRDLDAALARLADAFAAKGREFAGVLKSGRTHLQDAVPMRLGSELAAWARSVANSRARLDACVPQLAELGIGGNAIGSGVNTPPEFARRVSAELAAHTGLPVQSSPNLYERCQSTADFAQLSGSLRTLALELTRIVNDIRLLASGPATGIGEILLPPVQPGSSIMPGKVNPVMAEMLNMVCYHVIGADACVAMATQAGQLELNVMMPVIAHNLNTSLSYLTNAVSVFVTRCVELEWVDRGPHGEEIARHGLAADTEACAHFIERSTGLATLLNPAIGYDAAADVMKQARREKRSVREVVVDRGLMTAADFDALLERSVER; this is encoded by the coding sequence ATGGCTACCAGGGTGGAGAAGGACTCGCTTGGCGAGATGCAGGTGCCCGCCGACGCGCTGTATGGGGCGCAGACTGCGCGCGCGATCGCGAACTTCCCGATCAGCGGGCTCCGGCCGCATCCGACGTTCGTCTGGGCAACCGTGGAGGTGAAGCGCGCGGCCGCCGTGGTGAACCGCGCCCTCGGCGACCTGCCGCCGGGGACGGCCGACGCCATCGTGCGCGCCTGCGACGAGGTGCTGGCCGGCGAGCACCGCGACCAGTTCGTCGTCGACGTGTTCCAGGCGGGAGCCGGCACGTCGCACAACATGAACACGAACGAGGTGATCGCCAACCGCGCGGCCGAGCTTCTCGGGGGGCGCCGGGGCGACAAGGGCCTCGTGCACCCGAACGACCACGTGAACCGGGGCCAGTCCACCAACGACGTGATCCCGACGGCCATCCGGCTCTGCTCGCTGCGCCAGCTCCGCGACCTCGACGCCGCCCTGGCGCGCCTGGCGGACGCCTTCGCGGCGAAGGGTCGGGAGTTCGCGGGAGTGCTGAAGTCCGGCCGCACGCACCTCCAGGACGCCGTGCCGATGCGCCTGGGTAGCGAGCTCGCCGCGTGGGCGCGCTCCGTTGCGAACTCGCGCGCGCGCCTCGACGCGTGCGTGCCCCAACTCGCGGAGCTCGGAATCGGCGGAAACGCCATCGGCTCGGGGGTCAACACGCCGCCCGAGTTCGCTCGGCGGGTGTCAGCCGAGTTGGCCGCGCACACGGGCCTTCCCGTCCAGTCCTCGCCGAACCTCTACGAGCGGTGCCAGAGCACGGCCGACTTCGCGCAGCTCTCCGGTTCGCTCCGGACGCTGGCGCTGGAGCTCACGCGCATCGTCAACGACATCCGCCTGCTCGCCTCGGGGCCGGCTACCGGGATCGGCGAGATCCTGCTGCCGCCGGTGCAGCCGGGCTCCTCCATCATGCCCGGCAAGGTGAACCCGGTCATGGCGGAGATGCTCAACATGGTCTGCTACCACGTGATCGGCGCCGACGCGTGCGTGGCGATGGCGACTCAGGCGGGGCAGCTCGAGCTCAACGTGATGATGCCGGTGATCGCGCATAATCTGAACACATCGCTGAGCTACCTGACGAACGCGGTGAGCGTGTTCGTGACGCGGTGCGTCGAGCTGGAGTGGGTGGACCGCGGACCGCACGGCGAGGAGATCGCGCGCCACGGCCTGGCGGCCGACACGGAGGCCTGCGCGCACTTTATAGAGCGCAGCACGGGCCTGGCGACGCTGCTGAACCCGGCCATCGGCTACGACGCCGCGGCCGACGTCATGAAGCAGGCGCGTCGCGAGAAGCGCTCCGTGCGCGAGGTCGTGGTGGATCGCGGCCTGATGACCGCGGCGGACTTCGACGCGCTGCTGGAGCGCTCGGTGGAGCGATGA
- a CDS encoding ATP-dependent Clp protease ATP-binding subunit, giving the protein MAGAADAGERLTDGARRLMLVALYHGGAEGGAPAREHWLMAVLESCGPLAEALTPGLRADEELGHARARAALAGPCARLAVRDAVRRALERAGRAGRAVADERDLAAAVLEACGFSVTSAPPGAELETSRPVRAAGPPAEQAGAPAVRPLGLLERFGRDLTRAAEAGELTTLVGRDDEVALVLETLCRRTKRNPVLVGPAGVGKTAIVEGLAARLARGQAPRALAGTRVVAVQLSALLAGASMHGQLEGRLEGLLREAAREGVLLFIDELHSIVGAGGTPGSDDVASLLKPALARGDLACIAATTDDEYRRFIEPDGALERRFQPIRVAEMTPEQVMPVLTSWRDELRRLRGVETPDPVLRVLVDFAARMLPNRSFPDKGVDLLEQCVAHAVANGREQVDLGTVDLVSRRLVGLPLSVKERLDALSARLAESGLLREADAAQFLGRLSVTMRGLDIRPSRPNAIVLLVDDACADAGRLASLVARELFGGGDRVVEIDLSHMTDAEHVTMLLGSPPAYVGYADVLPIHRLAQMPCCVLLLQGADACHEQIRQILSRALMVGHITDARSKRIFLNEAVVILTAPVEAGEARHLGFRAPAEGAVDPPNRDHLEDLVGGDLLAQCDLVCDAPGPGAPEADRAHEGLLGELAERYRAHGLTIHWGAGVTEWLRAAHIGGAERKSERLLEQRLASALIPHLDTSRGRVELLVTAVGDRLTVREVEPGGRT; this is encoded by the coding sequence ATGGCCGGAGCCGCGGACGCCGGCGAGCGCCTGACGGACGGCGCTCGCCGACTGATGTTGGTGGCGCTCTATCACGGCGGGGCCGAAGGCGGCGCGCCGGCCCGCGAGCACTGGCTGATGGCGGTGCTGGAGAGCTGCGGACCGCTTGCGGAGGCCCTGACGCCGGGGCTGCGCGCCGATGAGGAGCTCGGCCACGCCCGGGCGCGCGCGGCGCTCGCGGGGCCATGCGCCCGCCTGGCGGTGCGCGATGCCGTGCGCCGGGCACTGGAGCGCGCCGGGCGCGCCGGGCGGGCGGTCGCCGACGAGCGTGATCTGGCGGCGGCGGTGCTGGAGGCCTGCGGCTTCTCCGTGACCTCGGCGCCACCCGGCGCGGAGCTGGAGACGTCGCGCCCGGTTCGCGCGGCCGGGCCGCCCGCGGAGCAGGCCGGCGCCCCGGCCGTGCGCCCTCTTGGTCTGCTGGAGCGCTTCGGCCGCGACCTGACGCGCGCCGCGGAGGCCGGCGAGCTCACGACGCTCGTGGGCCGCGATGACGAGGTCGCGCTCGTGCTGGAGACACTGTGCCGCCGCACTAAGCGCAACCCCGTGCTGGTGGGCCCCGCCGGCGTGGGGAAGACGGCGATCGTGGAGGGGTTGGCCGCGCGACTTGCGCGGGGCCAGGCGCCCCGCGCGCTTGCGGGCACCCGTGTCGTCGCGGTGCAGCTTTCCGCGCTCCTGGCCGGCGCCAGCATGCACGGGCAGCTCGAGGGGCGTCTGGAGGGCCTTCTGCGCGAGGCCGCCCGCGAGGGCGTGCTTCTGTTCATCGACGAGCTCCACAGCATCGTGGGCGCCGGCGGAACGCCGGGTAGCGACGATGTAGCGAGCTTGCTGAAGCCGGCCCTGGCCCGAGGCGACCTGGCCTGCATTGCCGCCACCACCGACGACGAGTACCGCCGCTTCATCGAGCCTGACGGCGCGCTGGAGCGCCGATTCCAGCCCATACGCGTCGCCGAGATGACGCCTGAGCAGGTGATGCCGGTGCTGACCTCATGGCGCGACGAGCTGCGCAGGCTGCGGGGCGTGGAGACGCCGGACCCGGTGCTCCGGGTGCTCGTCGACTTTGCCGCCCGTATGCTGCCCAACCGCTCCTTCCCCGATAAGGGCGTTGACCTGCTCGAGCAGTGCGTTGCGCACGCCGTGGCGAACGGCCGCGAGCAGGTCGACCTCGGCACGGTGGACCTTGTCTCCAGGCGGCTCGTGGGGCTTCCGCTCTCCGTGAAGGAGCGACTGGACGCGCTGAGCGCCCGTCTGGCCGAGTCCGGGCTACTACGCGAGGCGGACGCGGCGCAGTTCCTTGGCCGCCTCTCCGTCACGATGCGCGGCCTCGACATCCGCCCGTCGCGACCCAACGCGATCGTGCTGCTGGTGGACGATGCCTGCGCGGACGCCGGGCGGCTGGCCTCGCTCGTCGCCAGGGAGCTGTTTGGCGGCGGCGACCGCGTGGTGGAGATCGACCTGTCGCACATGACGGATGCCGAGCACGTCACGATGCTGCTAGGCTCTCCGCCCGCCTACGTGGGCTACGCCGACGTGCTGCCGATCCACCGACTCGCCCAGATGCCCTGCTGCGTACTGCTGTTGCAGGGCGCCGATGCCTGCCACGAGCAGATCCGGCAGATCCTGTCGCGGGCGCTCATGGTGGGCCACATCACGGACGCGCGCAGCAAGCGCATCTTCCTTAACGAAGCCGTGGTCATCCTCACGGCGCCGGTGGAGGCGGGGGAGGCGCGGCACCTGGGCTTCCGCGCGCCGGCCGAGGGCGCGGTCGACCCGCCGAACCGTGACCATCTGGAGGATCTCGTGGGCGGCGACCTGCTGGCGCAGTGCGATCTGGTGTGCGATGCGCCGGGGCCGGGCGCCCCAGAGGCGGACCGCGCGCACGAGGGGTTGCTGGGCGAGCTGGCGGAGCGCTACCGGGCGCACGGCCTGACGATTCATTGGGGGGCGGGCGTGACGGAGTGGCTGCGCGCCGCGCACATCGGCGGAGCGGAGCGCAAGTCCGAGCGGCTGCTCGAGCAGCGCCTGGCGAGCGCGCTCATCCCGCACCTCGACACCTCGCGCGGGCGCGTCGAGCTTCTGGTGACGGCCGTGGGCGACCGGCTTACCGTGCGGGAGGTCGAGCCGGGCGGGCGGACCTGA
- a CDS encoding site-2 protease family protein has translation MDDTQAKGSGRANERQPESAWAISLGRVAGIPIRLHITFLLLLGWLAFTGVGGSGAERWYAVLYVCAIFACVVLHELGHSVVAQRRGIRVSEIVLYPIGGLARLTRLPAPRDEFVIALAGPAVNLVIAGVIYGVLLLTGGMAPWSEVSFARNHWWQQLMAANLLLAVFNMLPAFPMDGGRVMRALLAMRLGELRATEIASGVGQVMAFGLGFLGLISGNFILLFIAFFVYIGAGAELAIYRQRALTHGAQAGRAMVREFRTLSVGATLGEAADLLLATSQQDFPVVNGDEVVGVLTRQGLLRGLAQHGATGYVAGSMEREFRTVTLDSDIEDLALDMQSGRQPCVLVMDGSRLAGLITTENLAEFLAVRQLIGRAGQAA, from the coding sequence ATGGACGATACACAGGCGAAGGGGTCGGGGCGCGCGAATGAGCGACAGCCCGAGAGCGCGTGGGCGATCAGCTTGGGTCGGGTCGCCGGCATCCCGATCCGGCTGCACATCACGTTCTTGCTGCTGCTCGGCTGGCTGGCCTTCACGGGGGTCGGCGGGTCCGGCGCCGAGCGCTGGTACGCTGTGCTCTACGTGTGCGCGATCTTCGCGTGCGTTGTCCTGCACGAGCTCGGCCACAGCGTGGTGGCGCAGCGGCGCGGAATCCGCGTGAGCGAGATCGTCCTCTACCCGATCGGCGGTCTGGCGCGGCTGACGCGCCTGCCCGCGCCTCGCGACGAGTTCGTGATCGCGCTGGCCGGCCCCGCGGTCAATCTGGTGATCGCGGGCGTGATCTATGGGGTCCTGCTGCTGACGGGCGGCATGGCGCCGTGGAGCGAGGTGAGCTTCGCTCGCAACCACTGGTGGCAGCAGTTGATGGCGGCCAACCTGTTGCTGGCGGTGTTCAACATGCTCCCCGCGTTCCCAATGGACGGCGGACGCGTGATGCGCGCCCTGCTGGCGATGCGCCTCGGCGAGTTGCGCGCCACCGAGATCGCGTCCGGGGTGGGGCAGGTGATGGCTTTCGGTCTCGGCTTCCTGGGCCTGATCTCCGGCAACTTCATCCTGTTGTTCATCGCGTTCTTCGTGTACATCGGGGCGGGCGCCGAACTGGCGATCTACCGGCAGCGGGCGCTGACCCACGGCGCGCAGGCTGGGCGCGCGATGGTCCGTGAGTTCCGCACGCTGAGCGTCGGCGCGACGCTGGGCGAGGCCGCCGATCTCCTGCTCGCCACCTCGCAGCAGGACTTCCCCGTGGTCAATGGCGACGAGGTTGTCGGGGTCCTGACGCGGCAGGGTTTGCTGCGAGGGCTGGCACAGCACGGCGCGACCGGCTACGTCGCAGGCTCGATGGAGCGCGAGTTCCGCACGGTGACGCTGGACAGCGACATCGAGGACCTGGCGCTCGACATGCAGTCCGGCCGGCAGCCCTGCGTGCTCGTGATGGATGGCAGCCGCCTCGCCGGGCTGATCACCACGGAGAACCTGGCGGAGTTTCTGGCCGTGCGCCAGTTGATCGGCCGGGCGGGCCAGGCGGCGTAG
- a CDS encoding acetylxylan esterase, producing MTGPTVAARDVDTHHLFTPPTSRGDWERRATELREQVLFSAGLWPMPTRTPLRPRVTGRTEAPDFIVENVAIETLPGFYLGGNLYRPRGKGPFPAIANPHGHWSHGRLEREQDVPRAEPPPAPMGEGRADLVAIGVNLARRGFVVFAYDMVGYNDTSQVGHGFAGSLEPWLWNTSLMGLQLWNSMRAVDYLASLPYVDRRRIGATGASGGGTQTFLLTAVDERVRASVPVNMVSAYMQGGCLCENGPGLRIGTDNVEIAALAAPRPLLLVAATGDWTRHVPEEEWPAVRDVYALYGAADRTEARQFNYGHNYNAESRAAMYAWFERWLGDGKPREEPERPFTLHAGAMRLWRSDSQRPAGALDEGGLIASLRERSEAQWAALRPRDARGLARFARAARPALRHALALPPLQPRALRGGTARPSVLIVADTEQISLARELAGRLQGSHRVAVEPIDVEAMTPDALWGKFYTCYNRTPLSLAVERVMTAMRRERDATGTVPDVVGLGSAGPAALLARALVPARARVAIDLGDLAQAPGGDAAYLGRFCAPGLRRAGDVRNAAILVAPGPLLVFASRGLLPPTTAEACRAAGGALREELGAPDADTLADWLARPEVGR from the coding sequence ATGACCGGGCCGACCGTCGCCGCGCGAGACGTCGACACACACCACCTCTTCACGCCGCCCACCTCCCGCGGCGACTGGGAGAGGCGCGCTACCGAGCTGCGCGAGCAAGTCCTCTTCAGCGCCGGCCTCTGGCCCATGCCCACTCGCACGCCGCTCAGACCGCGCGTGACGGGGCGGACCGAAGCGCCGGACTTCATCGTGGAGAACGTCGCAATCGAGACGTTGCCCGGCTTCTACCTTGGCGGCAACCTCTACCGACCGCGCGGCAAAGGCCCCTTCCCGGCCATCGCGAACCCGCACGGCCACTGGAGCCACGGGCGACTGGAGCGCGAGCAAGACGTGCCGCGAGCCGAGCCCCCGCCCGCGCCCATGGGCGAGGGACGCGCCGATCTGGTCGCGATCGGCGTCAACCTGGCGCGTCGGGGATTCGTCGTTTTCGCCTACGACATGGTCGGCTACAACGACACCAGCCAGGTCGGGCACGGGTTCGCCGGCTCCCTGGAGCCGTGGCTCTGGAACACGAGCCTGATGGGGCTCCAGCTCTGGAACAGCATGCGCGCCGTCGATTACCTCGCCAGCCTGCCCTACGTCGACCGCCGACGCATCGGCGCTACCGGCGCCTCGGGCGGCGGCACGCAGACCTTCCTGCTCACGGCCGTCGACGAGCGCGTGCGCGCGTCCGTGCCGGTGAACATGGTCTCCGCCTATATGCAGGGGGGGTGCCTGTGCGAGAACGGCCCCGGACTGCGGATCGGCACCGATAACGTCGAGATCGCCGCGCTGGCCGCGCCGCGGCCGCTCTTGCTCGTCGCCGCCACGGGCGACTGGACACGTCATGTGCCCGAGGAGGAGTGGCCGGCGGTACGAGACGTCTACGCGCTCTACGGCGCAGCCGACCGAACCGAGGCCCGGCAGTTCAACTACGGCCACAACTACAACGCGGAGAGCCGCGCGGCAATGTACGCATGGTTCGAGAGGTGGCTTGGCGACGGCAAGCCGCGCGAGGAGCCGGAGCGGCCGTTCACGCTCCACGCGGGCGCCATGCGTCTGTGGCGCAGCGACAGTCAGCGCCCGGCCGGCGCGCTGGACGAGGGCGGCCTGATTGCCTCCCTCCGGGAACGAAGCGAGGCGCAGTGGGCGGCGCTGCGCCCGCGCGACGCGCGCGGCCTGGCCCGCTTCGCGCGCGCGGCCCGGCCGGCGCTGCGCCACGCCCTCGCGTTGCCCCCGCTCCAGCCACGGGCCCTCAGGGGAGGGACCGCGAGGCCGTCGGTTCTGATCGTTGCGGACACCGAGCAGATCAGTCTTGCACGTGAGCTGGCGGGGCGTCTCCAGGGCAGCCATCGCGTAGCGGTGGAGCCGATCGACGTGGAGGCGATGACGCCGGACGCGCTCTGGGGCAAGTTCTACACCTGCTACAACCGCACGCCGCTCTCCCTCGCGGTGGAGCGGGTGATGACTGCGATGCGCCGTGAGCGGGACGCGACCGGGACGGTGCCCGACGTGGTCGGCCTCGGGTCGGCGGGCCCGGCCGCGCTGCTCGCCCGGGCGCTCGTGCCGGCCAGGGCGCGCGTGGCGATCGACCTTGGCGATCTGGCCCAGGCGCCCGGCGGCGACGCCGCCTACCTTGGCCGCTTCTGCGCGCCGGGACTGAGGAGGGCCGGCGACGTGCGGAACGCGGCTATACTCGTCGCGCCGGGACCGCTGCTGGTGTTCGCATCGCGCGGCCTTCTGCCGCCGACGACGGCCGAGGCGTGTCGCGCGGCGGGAGGGGCGCTGCGCGAGGAGCTCGGCGCGCCGGACGCCGACACGCTCGCCGACTGGCTGGCCAGGCCGGAGGTGGGCCGATGA
- a CDS encoding FAD-dependent oxidoreductase, whose amino-acid sequence MEDLRADIAIVGGGIGGCAAAMAAAAAGRRVALVEETGWLGGQLTSQAVPPDEHPWIERFGCTARYRRFRELVRSHYRAHYPLLPAARTDPALNPGLGGVSRLCCEPRAALAAIEQMLAYPQARGDLRVLLRHRALGAECDGDRVRAVTLRDLESGEERRLAAAWFLDATETGDLLPMTGTEYVVGAEARAETGEPHAANTADPRNVQAMTWCFAMSHEPGAEHLIEPPRDYAFWRDHVPGLRPEWSGRLLDWAHPSPVTLEARRRVLLPEEIDEPFGSLWTYRRIVCSAHYPPGAMPFETSLVNWPQNDYMLRSIVDAAPEEVERALEESRQLSLSLLYWMQTEAPRPDGGAGYPGLFPRPDITGAPLGLARAPYIRESRRIRAAFTVTENHVGVEARGAAGHKGPVSFEDSVGVGCYRIDLHPSTAGDNYIDISSYPFQIPLGALVPVRVANLLPACKNLGVTHITNGCYRLHPVEWNIGEAAGALAAFCMGERTDAATVRATSALRERFRELLRRQGVELEWPGLHAV is encoded by the coding sequence ATGGAGGATCTCAGAGCCGATATTGCTATCGTGGGCGGCGGCATCGGCGGATGCGCGGCGGCGATGGCGGCCGCTGCCGCCGGGCGGCGCGTGGCGCTGGTGGAGGAGACCGGTTGGCTTGGCGGCCAGCTCACCTCGCAGGCCGTGCCTCCGGACGAGCACCCCTGGATCGAGCGCTTCGGGTGCACGGCCCGCTACCGCCGGTTCCGCGAGCTCGTGCGGTCCCACTACCGCGCGCACTACCCGCTGCTGCCGGCCGCGCGCACCGATCCCGCGCTCAACCCCGGCCTCGGCGGCGTCTCGCGGCTCTGCTGCGAGCCCCGCGCGGCGCTGGCAGCTATCGAGCAGATGCTCGCCTACCCGCAGGCCCGCGGCGACCTGCGCGTGCTGCTTCGGCACCGAGCCCTGGGAGCGGAGTGCGACGGCGATCGGGTGCGGGCGGTCACGCTCCGCGACCTGGAGAGTGGTGAGGAGAGGCGGCTGGCGGCCGCCTGGTTCCTCGACGCGACCGAGACGGGCGACCTGCTGCCGATGACCGGCACGGAGTACGTGGTCGGCGCGGAGGCGCGCGCGGAGACCGGCGAGCCGCACGCGGCCAATACGGCCGACCCGCGCAACGTGCAGGCAATGACCTGGTGCTTCGCGATGAGCCATGAGCCCGGCGCCGAGCACCTGATCGAGCCGCCGCGCGACTACGCGTTCTGGCGCGACCATGTTCCCGGGCTCCGGCCCGAGTGGTCTGGCCGGCTTCTGGACTGGGCGCATCCGAGCCCCGTCACGCTGGAAGCACGGCGCCGCGTCCTTCTGCCGGAGGAGATCGACGAACCGTTTGGCAGCCTCTGGACGTACCGGCGCATCGTCTGCTCGGCTCACTACCCACCGGGCGCGATGCCCTTTGAGACATCTCTCGTGAACTGGCCTCAGAACGACTACATGCTTCGAAGCATCGTGGATGCCGCGCCCGAGGAGGTAGAGCGCGCCCTGGAGGAGTCGCGGCAGCTCTCTCTGAGCCTGCTCTACTGGATGCAGACCGAGGCGCCCCGGCCGGACGGCGGCGCCGGCTACCCGGGCCTCTTTCCTCGCCCCGACATCACGGGCGCGCCCCTGGGCCTCGCGCGAGCGCCCTACATCCGTGAGAGCCGGCGAATTCGCGCCGCGTTCACCGTGACGGAGAACCACGTGGGCGTTGAGGCCCGCGGCGCCGCCGGCCACAAGGGGCCCGTGAGCTTCGAGGACAGCGTGGGCGTCGGCTGCTACCGCATCGACCTGCACCCGAGCACGGCGGGTGACAACTACATCGACATCAGCTCCTATCCTTTCCAGATTCCGCTTGGCGCGCTCGTGCCGGTGCGCGTGGCCAACCTGTTGCCGGCCTGCAAGAACCTGGGCGTCACGCACATCACGAACGGCTGCTATCGGCTGCACCCGGTGGAATGGAACATCGGCGAGGCCGCCGGTGCGCTGGCCGCCTTCTGCATGGGCGAGCGCACGGACGCGGCGACGGTGCGTGCCACTTCCGCGCTGCGCGAGCGCTTCCGCGAACTGCTGCGGCGGCAGGGAGTGGAGTTGGAGTGGCCCGGACTGCACGCCGTGTAG